The Dioscorea cayenensis subsp. rotundata cultivar TDr96_F1 chromosome 7, TDr96_F1_v2_PseudoChromosome.rev07_lg8_w22 25.fasta, whole genome shotgun sequence genome includes a region encoding these proteins:
- the LOC120265841 gene encoding zinc finger CCCH domain-containing protein 3-like has protein sequence MPLGKYHCDYCDKEFLDTPPARKRHLQGTQHKRARALWYDSIKADPAGGFVFVQSHGNIPQGVCHHFVRTGICKFGDSCKYFHPQHNVLNPAQKVAGTSIMRTLQPPVFPGNQPPGTNLLSGNSIGDAGISWGNLPPSLRPPPEGGYPPLPFIDWG, from the exons atgCCGCTTGGGAAGTACCACTGTGATTACTGTGACAAGGAGTTCTTGGACACACCGCCGGCGAGGAAGCGGCACTTGCAGGGCACTCAGCACAAGCGCGCCCGTGCCCTCTGGTACGATTCCATCAAAGCTG ATCCAGCTGGTGGGTTTGTTTTTGTTCAATCCCATGGAAACATTCCTCAGGGTGTTTGCCATCACTTCGTTCGCACG GGAATTTGCAAGTTTGGGGATTCTTGCAAGTACTTTCATCCACAACACAATGTTCTAAACCCAGCTCAGAAGGTTGCAG GGACAAGTATTATGAGGACATTACAGCCACCTGTTTTTCCTGGCAATCAACCGCCGGGAACTAATCTTTTGTCTG GGAATAGCATTGGAGATGCCGGAATTTCCTGGGGAAACTTGCCGCCTTCTCTGAGACCTCCTCCGGAAGGTGGTTATCCTCCATTGCCTTTCATCGACTGGGGATAA
- the LOC120264644 gene encoding uncharacterized protein LOC120264644: protein MVGRGWNLIWKLLVPPRVKIFVWKLAHGKLPTGNYLYNINIGPDTSCTLCGLFPETADHLLWHCRWAISCWDTIFTWLGLDHSFHILLCNGSWLTCNFLCAFSCDFARALIALVAWHIWTVRCHKIFRHSLPNFSQIPSKAWASAHDYFSVHGFLCRNLTRGLIPFHPALWVFSDAAWDPLTGKAGFGFIITTNRNIILLAGAAGDTCASSIDAELHAIHLALTHCCSNNWSPSKLYSDCRCALDLIDNFNNVTAWRSADIIHSIKRFTYQWPDLTWEHVPRDFNCVADSLAHFGSLNPQISLFAQGRDRPRWLDDLCSSSNFSF from the coding sequence ATGGTTGGAAGGGGCTGGAACCTCATTTGGAAACTCTTGGTCCCTCCTCGTGTTAAAATTTTCGTTTGGAAATTGGCTCATGGTAAGCTCCCAACTGGCAACTATTTGTATAATATTAACATTGGTCCTGATACTTCCTGTACTCTCTGCGGTCTCTTTCCTGAGACGGCGGACCATCTACTCTGGCATTGTCGCTGGGCTATTTCCTGTTGGGATACTATCTTCACTTGGTTGGGCTTGGATCATTCCTTCCACATCCTCCTCTGCAATGGATCTTGGCTTACTTGCAACTTCTTATGTGCCTTTAGCTGTGATTTTGCCAGGGCCCTCATTGCTTTGGTCGCTTGGCACATCTGGACTGTGAGATGTCATAAAATCTTTCGGCATTCCCTGCCTAATTTCAGCCAGATACCTTCTAAAGCCTGGGCTAGCGCCCATGATTACTTTTCTGTCCATGGTTTTCTTTGCAGGAACTTGACTCGGGGTCTGATTCCCTTCCATCCTGCTCTCTGGGTGTTCTCTGATGCCGCTTGGGACCCTCTCACCGGTAAGGCTGGCTTTGGATTCATCATCACCACTAATAGAAACATCATTCTCCTTGCAGGTGCTGCCGGTGACACCTGCGCTTCCTCAATTGACGCTGAGCTCCATGCCATTCATCTCGCCTTGACTCATTGCTGTTCTAACAACTGGTCTCCAAGCAAGCTTTACTCTGATTGCCGATGCGCGCTCGATCTTATTGACAACTTCAACAATGTGACCGCCTGGCGCTCTGCCGATATCATCCACTCCATCAAACGCTTCACTTATCAATGGCCGGATTTAACTTGGGAGCATGTTCCCCGCGACTTCAACTGTGTGGCCGACAGCCTCGCCCATTTCGGCAGCCTCAACCCACAGATTTCTCTCTTTGCGCAGGGCCGCGATCGCCCTCGTTGGCTTGACGACCTATGCTCTTCTTCGAACTTCTCCTTTtaa